One genomic segment of Borrelia coriaceae includes these proteins:
- a CDS encoding YfcC family protein, giving the protein MVKKSKMPSSFTIIFALIVFMTILTYVVPAGEFSKEMKEVNGNLQEVVVAGTYRTVERASRGFLDGIFTILTAMAKGMEHAVEVIVFVLIVGGAYGVILGTGAVDAGIAAAIKKMGNKDKLLIPLMMFVFSIGGTITGMYEETLPFYLIMIPLVIALGYDSIVAVAIIGLGAGVGTMASTINPFATGIAAAIAGIEIKDGFYFRIILYIVSVFTAIVYVLIYAIRVKEDPKRSIVYEQREDHYNVFVKSKMGDKGNSMPEFTNRRKIVLVLYGVMIVFLIYSILELSWWMQEMTMLYLGTAILSAFICKMSELQMWETFVEGAKDMMTAALIIGMARGVMIIADEGMITGTILNAASEFLYGVPKGMFIILNELVQMCIGFIVPSSSGHASLTMSMMAPLADFLDMPRSSVVLSMQTASGLVNLLTPTSGVIMAVLGIARISYGSWFKFVMPIFLIEFVICILVIMANVYL; this is encoded by the coding sequence ATGGTTAAGAAGAGTAAAATGCCAAGTAGTTTTACAATAATATTTGCTTTAATAGTATTTATGACTATATTGACTTATGTGGTTCCTGCTGGTGAATTTTCTAAGGAAATGAAAGAAGTTAATGGAAATTTACAAGAAGTTGTTGTGGCTGGAACTTATCGTACAGTAGAAAGGGCTTCTAGAGGATTTTTAGATGGTATTTTTACTATTTTAACAGCAATGGCTAAAGGTATGGAGCATGCTGTTGAAGTTATTGTATTTGTTTTGATTGTTGGTGGGGCTTATGGAGTTATTTTAGGAACTGGTGCTGTTGATGCGGGAATAGCTGCAGCAATTAAGAAAATGGGAAATAAGGATAAACTTTTGATACCATTAATGATGTTTGTTTTCTCCATAGGAGGGACCATAACAGGTATGTATGAGGAGACTCTTCCATTTTATCTTATTATGATCCCATTAGTAATAGCCTTAGGCTATGATAGTATTGTAGCTGTTGCAATTATTGGATTGGGTGCTGGTGTTGGAACTATGGCATCTACTATTAATCCATTTGCTACAGGAATAGCAGCAGCAATAGCTGGTATTGAAATAAAGGATGGTTTTTATTTCCGTATTATTTTATATATAGTTTCTGTGTTTACAGCTATAGTTTATGTATTGATATATGCGATTAGGGTAAAGGAGGATCCTAAGAGATCTATAGTGTATGAACAAAGAGAGGACCATTATAATGTGTTTGTTAAAAGTAAGATGGGAGATAAGGGTAATAGTATGCCGGAGTTTACAAATAGACGAAAGATTGTATTGGTTTTATATGGAGTGATGATTGTATTTTTAATATATAGTATTTTAGAGCTTAGTTGGTGGATGCAAGAGATGACAATGTTATATCTTGGTACAGCAATTTTATCAGCGTTTATATGTAAGATGAGCGAATTACAGATGTGGGAAACATTTGTAGAGGGAGCTAAAGATATGATGACAGCCGCGCTTATTATAGGTATGGCTCGAGGAGTGATGATAATAGCTGACGAGGGAATGATTACGGGAACGATATTAAATGCAGCATCAGAATTTTTGTATGGGGTACCTAAAGGTATGTTTATAATATTAAATGAGCTTGTACAGATGTGTATAGGTTTTATTGTTCCTTCATCATCAGGTCATGCAAGTCTAACGATGTCAATGATGGCTCCATTAGCCGATTTTTTAGATATGCCAAGATCATCAGTTGTTTTGAGTATGCAAACAGCATCAGGTCTAGTTAATTTATTAACTCCAACAAGTGGGGTTATAATGGCGGTATTGGGTATTGCAAGGATCAGTTATGGTAGTTGGTTTAAATTTGTGATGCCAATATTTTTGATTGAATTTGTAATATGTATTTTAGTGATAATGGCAAATGTGTATTTATAA